One stretch of Prunus persica cultivar Lovell chromosome G1, Prunus_persica_NCBIv2, whole genome shotgun sequence DNA includes these proteins:
- the LOC18793818 gene encoding E3 ubiquitin-protein ligase RING1, with protein sequence MSLSPPRERDIDINNGSTTYQLYWCYQCNRTVRITSTTNPSEIVCPRCFGQFLSEFDMSIRPRDLLDYTDFDPSPEARLLEVLSLMFDPPMGAFNHGLDDPEADARERPWFWRRQLGQEGRGMEAETQESRTNRRRRRNPSFDGRENWDPEPEPRARNRPRTWIIVRPIEDPPSSLGPIPSSQENPILPVPRGVELGNYFFGSGLQGLIEELTQNDRPGPPPVPETDINALPTVKITETHLSNDPCCPVCMEEFKVGAEARELPCNHIYHSDCIVPWLRLHNSCPVCRVGIPVCGDGSEESEGSNNERRSQRCLSWSRLRSLWPFRARYRRIQPQGDNEQHSAATSASRVAEPWWRSCTIL encoded by the exons ATGTCTCTGAGCCCACCTCGCGAAAGAGACATTGACATCAACAATGGCAGCACAACCTACCAGCTCTACTGGTGCTACCAATGCAATCGAACGGTGAGGatcacctccaccaccaaccCATCAGAGATAGTCTGCCCTCGTTGTTTTGGACAGTTCCTCTCGGAGTTTGACATGTCAATCAGGCCTAGAGATCTCCTAGACTACACCGACTTCGATCCTTCCCCAGAAGCTCGTTTGCTGGAAGTACTTTCTCTCATGTTCGACCCTCCTATGGGTGCTTTCAACCATGGATTGGATGACCCAGAAGCAGACGCAAGAGAACGTCCCTGGTTTTGGCGACGCCAACTTGGTCAAGAGGGAAGAGGCATGG AAGCAGAAACTCAAGAGTCGAGGACAAATAGGCGCAGGCGACGCAACCCTAGCTTTGATGGTAGAGAGAATTGGGACCCAGAACCCGAACCCCGTGCTCGAAATCGTCCTAGGACTTGGATTATAGTCCGTCCCATCGAGGATCCTCCTAGTTCGCTGGGCCCCATTCCCAGCTCACAAGAAAATCCAATACTACCAGTGCCACGTGGAGTCGAACTTGGAAACTACTTTTTTGGGTCGGGTCTCCAAGGACTAATCGAAGAGCTGACCCAAAACGACAGGCCCGGCCCGCCTCCAGTACCGGAAACAGACATCAACGCATTACCAACAGTGAAAATCACAGAGACCCATTTGAGCAACGACCCTTGTTGCCCAGTTTGCATGGAGGAGTTTAAAGTTGGCGCAGAGGCGAGGGAGTTGCCATGCAATCACATATACCACAGCGACTGCATTGTTCCATGGCTGAGGCTGCACAACTCTTGCCCAGTTTGCCGGGTCGGGATTCCGGTTTGTGGCGACGGGTCGGAGGAGTCGGAGGGTTCGAATAATGAGAGGAGGAGTCAGAGGTGCTTGAGTTGGAGTAGGCTGAGGTCTCTGTGGCCATTTCGAGCAAGGTATAGAAGAATTCAACCACAGGGGGATAATGAGCAACATAGTGCTGCTACTTCTGCTTCTAGAGTTG CTGAGCCATGGTGGCGTTCTTGCACTATCCTCTAA
- the LOC18790776 gene encoding MORN repeat-containing protein 1 yields the protein MDGQKSQAKLTRTQSSLLRSSPTIRSSIHSLSSVTEEDVIAAQQQQYDEEEQKPKNYNPGSTQKPGSNRISHQHLAMAFLTVFTLFSFSGFFFFFYLRREEIPTSENLLLALVFVAVTLFLANKNRGLINHSVSVLKHSWDENAKRFRFCKTNGGSKPVQWFIGSDPNPNKARKEKKIIREGVEFYSNGDFYEGEFHKGKCNGSGVYNYFVNGRYEGDWIDGRYDGYGIEGWARGSRYKGQYRQGSRHGYGVYRFYTGDSYAGEWCNGQSHGVGVQTCSDGSCYVGEFKYGAKHGLGCYHFRNGDRYAGEYFGDKIHGFGVYHFANGHCYEGSWHEGRKQGYGVYTFRNGDTRCGMWDGGTLKHPLVPLTDAVVRAVKAAGKAAENAVNLRRVDEHVNKAVMAANRAATAARVAAVKAVQNRMDGKFCDTNV from the exons ATGGACGGTCAGAAAAGCCAGGCGAAGCTCACGAGGACCCAGTCGTCGCTGCTGCGGTCGTCGCCGACCATCCGATCCTCCATTCATAGCCTCTCTTCGGTGACCGAGGAGGACGTCATCGCCGCCCAGCAGCAACAATACGACGAAGAAGAGCAGAAGCCCAAGAATTACAACCCCGGTTCGACTCAGAAACCCGGTTCGAACCGGATCAGCCACCAGCACCTGGCGATGGCTTTTCTCACTGTCTTCACCCTCTTCAGCTTCTccggcttcttcttcttcttctatctaCGAAGAGAAGAGATACCCACTTCCGAAAATCTCCTCCTGGCTCTGGTCTTCGTCGCAGTCACCCTTTTCTTGGCGAACAAGAACAGGGGCCTGATCAACCACAGCGTCTCCGTTCTGAAACACTCATGGGACGAGAATGCGAAGCGGTTCCGGTTCTGCAAGACGAACGGTGGGTCGAAGCCGGTCCAGTGGTTCATTGGGTCCGACCCGAACCCGAACAAGGCCcgaaaggagaagaagattatAAGGGAAGGGGTCGAATTTTACAGCAATGGCGATTTCTACGAGGGGGAATTTCACAAGGGCAAATGCAATGGGAGCGGAGTTTACAATTATTTTGTGAATGGGAGGTATGAAGGCGATTGGATCGATGGGAGGTACGATGGGTATGGGATTGAGGGGTGGGCTAGAGGAAGCAGATACAAGGGTCAATATAGACAAGGATCGAGGCATGGGTATGGGGTTTATAGATTCTACACAGGGGACTCTTATGCTGGGGAGTGGTGCAATGGGCAGAGCCATGGCGTTGGAGTGCAGACTTGCTCTGATGGTAGCTGCTATGTTGGTGAATTCAAGTATGGCGCTAAGCATGGCCTTGGTTGCTACCATTTTAG AAATGGAGATAGATATGCAGGAGAATATTTTGGAGACAAAATCCATGGATTTGGGGTCTATCATTTTGCTAATGGTCATTGTTACGAGGGTTCATGGCATGAAGGCCGGAAGCAGGGCTATGGTGTCTATACTTTTCGAAATGGCGACACAAGATGTGGTATGTGGGATGGTGGCACCCTTAAGCACCCTCTTGTGCCGCTAACGGATGCAGTTGTTCGAGCAGTTAAG GCTGCTGGGAAAGCTGCAGAGAATGCTGTTAACCTCCGGCGGGTAGATGAACATGTGAACAAGGCAGTCATGGCGGCAAACAGAGCTGCCACTGCTGCCAGAGTTGCTGCTGTCAAAGCTGTTCAAAACCGAATGGATGGAAAATTTTGTGATACAAATGTCTAA
- the LOC18788881 gene encoding inorganic phosphate transporter 1-4, which yields MAKEQQPEVLKVLDVAKTQFYHFTAVVISGMGFFTDSYDLFCISLVTKLLGRIYYHVEGSAKPGSLPPNVAAAVNGVALCGTLAGQLFFGWLGDKLGRKGAYGITLMLMVGCSIGSGLSFGSSPTSVIATLCFFRFWLGFGIGGDYPLSATIMSEYANKKTRGAFIASVFAMQGFGILAGGMVAIVVSSIFRALYHADPYSVDPIGSTVSQADYVWRIILMFGAIPAALTFYSRMKMPETPRYTALVAKDQTKACQDMAKVLNVEIKEKQELAQPQNNRSSKFALFSKEFLRRHGLHLLGTASTWFLLDIAYYSQNLFQKDIFSAVGWLPSASSMSALDELYKIARAQTLIALCGTVPGYWVTVFLIDHIGRFAIQLIGFFFMTVFMFVLAIPYHHWTRPENNIGFIVIYGLTFFFANFGPNSTTFVIPAEIFPARFRSTCHGISAAAGKAGAIIGAFGFLYASQNQDKAKTDAGYPPGIGMRNSLIVLGVISILGFFFTFLVPESKGKSLEEMSRENEDEGDQVQPNRVEVTV from the coding sequence ATGGCGAAGGAACAGCAACCTGAGGTCCTAAAAGTGCTGGACGTAGCCAAAACCCAATTCTACCACTTCACTGCGGTTGTGATCTCCGGCATGGGCTTCTTCACCGATTCTTATGACCTTTTTTGCATCTCACTCGTCACCAAACTCCTCGGGCGCATTTACTACCACGTCGAGGGCTCAGCAAAGCCCGGCAGCCTACCGCCAAACGTGGCAGCCGCAGTCAATGGAGTTGCCCTATGTGGTACCCTAGCCGGCCAGCTCTTCTTCGGGTGGCTCGGGGACAAGCTCGGGCGTAAGGGCGCTTATGGCATAACCCTAATGCTCATGGTGGGTTGTTCCATTGGCTCTGGCCTCTCTTTTGGTAGCTCCCCAACTTCTGTCATAGCCACTCTTTGCTTTTTCCGATTTTGGCTAGGTTTTGGCATTGGTGGCGACTACCCGCTTTCGGCGACAATTATGTCGGAGTATGCCAATAAAAAGACTCGCGGGGCGTTTATAGCGTCGGTTTTTGCAATGCAAGGGTTTGGGATTTTGGCTGGTGGGATGGTGGCTATTGTTGTTTCTTCTATCTTTCGCGCCCTATACCATGCTGACCCCTACTCAGTTGATCCGATTGGATCGACTGTGTCTCAGGCAGATTACGTATGGAGGATTATTCTCATGTTTGGAGCAATTCCTGCCGCATTGACTTTCTATTCACGGATGAAAATGCCGGAGACCCCTCGTTACACTGCCTTGGTAGCCAAGGATCAAACCAAGGCTTGCCAAGACATGGCCAAAGTGTTGAATGTTGAGATCAAAGAGAAACAAGAACTAGCGCAGCCACAAAACAACAGGTCCTCGAAGTTTGCTCTATTTTCCAAAGAGTTTCTTAGGAGACATGGGCTACATTTATTGGGCACGGCCTCCACATGGTTCTTGCTAGACATTGCTTACTATAGCCAAAACCTTTTCCAAAAGGACATCTTCAGCGCTGTGGGATGGTTGCCATCAGCAAGCTCTATGAGTGCCCTAGATGAGCTTTACAAAATTGCTAGGGCACAAACCCTAATAGCCCTATGTGGCACAGTTCCCGGGTACTGGGTCACGGTCTTCCTAATCGATCACATTGGCCGATTTGCAATTCAGCTAATTGGGTTTTTCTTCATGACTGTTTTCATGTTTGTCTTGGCAATTCCATACCATCATTGGACTAGACCTGAAAACAACATTGGATTTATTGTCATATATGgcctaacatttttctttgccAATTTTGGACCCAATAGTACAACATTTGTTATACCGGCAGAGATTTTCCCAGCAAGGTTCCGATCCACGTGCCATGGGATTTCAGCAGCTGCAGGCAAGGCGGGGGCGATAATTGGGGCATTTGGGTTCTTGTatgcatcacaaaatcaagACAAGGCTAAGACTGATGCAGGGTATCCGCCTGGCATTGGAATGAGGAATTCTCTCATTGTGCTTGGTGTGATCAGCATTTTGGGGTTCTTCTTTACGTTTTTGGTGCCGGAGTCCAAGGGAAAATCGTTGGAGGAGATGTCAAGAGAGAATGAAGATGAAGGTGATCAAGTGCAGCCCAACAGAGTTGAGGTTACTGTTTAG
- the LOC18793089 gene encoding uncharacterized protein LOC18793089 — MQIQCTWPANEMRFGSSSLINLSKHLYADFRFVKTKTGATPRPSFSAAMSTVSTQNDVVSGQSESIQKTQQPLQVAKRLEKFKTTIFTQMSSLAIKYGAINLGQGFPNFDGPEFVKEAAIQAIIDGKNQYARGYGVPDLNSAIAERFKKDTGLVVDPEKEITVTSGCTEAIAATMLGLINPGDEVILFAPFYDSYEATLSMAGAKVKGITLRPPDFSVPIDELKSAISKNTRAILLNSPHNPTGKMFTREELNEIASLCIENDVLVFTDEVYDKLAFEMDHISLASLPGMYERTVTMNSLGKTFSLTGWKIGWAIAPPHLTWGVRQAHSYLTFATSTPMQWAAATALRAPDSYYVELKRDYQAKKAILVEGLKAVGFKVYPSSGTYFVVVDHTPFGLENDVAFCEYLIKEVGVVAIPTSVFYLNPEDGKNLVRFTFCKDEGTLRAAVDRMKEKLRK; from the exons ATGCAGATTCAATGCACCTGGCCAGCCAATGAAATGCGCTTCGGCTCTTCCTCGTTGATAAATTTGTCCAAGCATTTGTACGCAGACTTTAGATTCGTTAAGACTAAAACAGGAGCCACTCCTCGCCCATCTTTCTCAGCCGCCATGTCCACCGTTTCCACCCAGAACGATGTCGTTTCAGGTCAAAGCGAGTCGATCCAGAAGACCCAGCAGCCTTTACAG GTGGCAAAGCGCTTAGAAAAATTCAAGACGACAATCTTCACACAAATGAGTAGTCTCGCCATTAAATATGGAGCAATAAACCTTGGGCAAGGCTTCCCCAACTTTGATGGTCCTGAGTTTGTGAAGGAAGCAGCAATTCAGGCCATCATAGATGGGAAGAATCAATATGCTCGTGGATATGGGGTTCCGGACTTAAACTCTGCCATTGCTGAGCGATTCAAGAAAGATACTGGACTTGTTGTGGACCCTGAGAAGGAAATTACAGTTACCTCTGGCTGCACCGAGGCAATTGCGGCAACTATGCTGGGCTTGATAAATCCTGGTGATGAGGTTATACTCTTTGCTCCTTTTTATGATTCTTATGAAGCCACTCTATCCATGGCTGGTGCTAAAGTAAAAGGCATCACCTTACGCCCTCCGGATTTTTCTGTCCCCATTGATGAGCTCAAGTCCGCAATCTCAAAGAATACTCGTGCAATTCTTCTAAATAGTCCTCATAACCCTACTGGAAAAATGTTCACTCGAGAGGAACTCAATGAAATTGCATCTCTCTGCATTGAAAATGATGTGTTGGTGTTCACTGATGAAGTTTACGATAAGTTGGCTTTTGAAATGGATCACATTTCACTGGCCTCTCTTCCTGGGATGTATGAGCGCACGGTAACCATGAATTCCTTGGGGAAAACATTCTCCCTGACCGGATGGAAGATCGGTTGGGCTATAGCTCCCCCACACCTGACATGGGGAGTGCGGCAGGCGCACTCTTATCTCACTTTCGCTACGTCCACTCCAATGCAGTGGGCTGCTGCAACAGCTCTCAGAGCCCCAGACTCCTACTATGTGGAGCTGAAAAGAGATTACCAGGCAAAGAAGGCGATTTTGGTGGAAGGATTGAAGGCTGTAGGTTTCAAAGTGTATCCATCAAGTGGCACCTACTTTGTGGTTGTAGATCACACTCCTTTTGGACTGGAAAATGATGTTGCTTTCTGTGAGTATCTGATCAAGGAAGTTGGGGTGGTGGCAATCCCAACCAGTGTGTTTTACTTAAACCCAGAAGATGGAAAGAATCTAGTAAGATTTACCTTCTGCAAAGATGAAGGAACTCTTAGGGCTGCAGTTGACAGAATGAAGGAGaagttgagaaaataa
- the LOC18789721 gene encoding nodulation-signaling pathway 2 protein, translating into MTQLLLSSAMAMAIDQTLGGHAFDLDLSGCSTTTNNTMSSDHWYDWSPVVDWDALPPTDQLAGDDFHELIESMMEDQEGTELNSSSAQDEVHELEASNDTTSSGEIMMLTEEDGGANGEDSKGLRLVHLLMAVAEALTGANKSRDLARVILVRLKELVSPTDGTNMERLAAYFTEALQGLLEGAGGVQGKHLIGNGTHRDHGHHPTDVIAAFQLLQDMSPYVKFGHFTANQAILEAVVHDRRVHVLDYDIMEGIQWASLMQALVSRKDGPPTPHLRITALSRGGSGSGRRSIGTIQETGRRLTAFAASIGQPFSFHQCRLDSDETFRPSALKLVKGEALVINCMLNLPHFGYRSPDSIASFLSGAKTLNPRLVTLVEEEVRPTGDGGFVARFMDSLYHYSAVYDSLEAGFPMQSRARALVERVFLGPRIAGSLARIYRANGEVGCSWSEWLGAVGFKPMPISFANHCQAKLLLGLFNDGYRVEEVSNHRLVLGWKSRCLLSASIWTSPSESDFVN; encoded by the coding sequence ATGACCCAGTTGCTATTGAGTTCAGCTATGGCTATGGCCATTGATCAAACACTTGGTGGGCATGCGTTCGATCTGGATTTATCTGGGTGcagcaccaccaccaacaacacCATGTCCTCCGATCACTGGTACGACTGGTCGCCTGTGGTCGACTGGGACGCGCTGCCTCCGACGGACCAGCTCGCCGGCGACGACTTCCACGAGCTCATTGAGTCGATGATGGAGGACCAGGAAGGCACTGAGCTGAACTCGTCGTCGGCGCAGGACGAGGTTCACGAATTAGAAGCGTCTAACGATACCACGTCGTCGGGCGAAATTATGATGCTAACGGAAGAAGACGGAGGCGCTAACGGCGAGGACTCGAAGGGGCTTCGGCTGGTCCATCTGCTGATGGCGGTGGCTGAGGCCCTGACCGGCGCAAACAAGAGCCGAGATCTGGCTCGGGTGATATTGGTTCGGCTCAAGGAGTTAGTCTCTCCAACTGACGGTACTAACATGGAGAGGTTGGCAGCGTATTTTACTGAGGCCCTCCAGGGTTTGCTAGAAGGCGCCGGGGGTGTTCAGGGTAAGCATTTGATTGGGAATGGGACCCACCGAGATCATGGACACCATCCGACGGACGTGATCGCTGCGTTTCAGCTGCTCCAGGATATGTCGCCATATGTTAAGTTTGGGCACTTCACAGCCAATCAGGCGATTCTAGAGGCTGTGGTCCATGATAGGCGGGTCCATGTTCTGGACTATGACATCATGGAGGGGATCCAATGGGCCTCTTTGATGCAGGCCTTGGTATCTAGGAAGGATGGCCCACCAACCCCGCATCTTAGGATCACGGCGTTGTCGAGGGGTGGGAGTGGGAGTGGGAGGAGATCAATCGGGACCATCCAAGAGACGGGCCGCCGTTTGACCGCATTTGCCGCCTCAATTGGTCAACCGTTTTCGTTTCATCAATGTAGGTTGGATTCAGATGAGACATTTCGACCGTCTGCTCTCAAGTTGGTCAAAGGAGAGGCCTTAGTGATCAATTGCATGCTAAACCTCCCACATTTTGGTTACCGGTCTCCGGATTCGATTGCTTCCTTTTTATCCGGAGCCAAGACCCTAAACCCGAGGCTGGTAACTTTGGTAGAAGAAGAGGTCCGGCCCACGGGAGACGGAGGCTTTGTGGCCCGTTTCATGGACTCATTGTACCACTACTCAGCTGTATACGACTCACTCGAGGCCGGCTTCCCAATGCAAAGTCGTGCTCGGGCCTTAGTAGAGAGAGTGTTCTTGGGGCCCCGAATAGCCGGGTCATTGGCCCGAATATATCGTGCCAACGGGGAGGTGGGTTGCTCTTGGTCGGAGTGGTTAGGCGCGGTAGGGTTTAAGCCAATGCCAATAAGCTTTGCCAATCATTGTCAGGCAAAGCTCCTGTTGGGTTTATTTAATGATGGTTATAGGGTGGAGGAGGTGAGCAATCATAGGCTGGTTTTAGGTTGGAAGTCCCGTTGTTTACTATCAGCTTCTATTTGGACGTCACCCTCAGAATCTGATTTTGTCAATTAG